A genomic region of Aspergillus oryzae RIB40 DNA, chromosome 1 contains the following coding sequences:
- a CDS encoding uncharacterized protein (permease of the major facilitator superfamily): MVIWGTLTCVMGVVKDFKHLVVLRTLIGCVESGFAPGILLVISSWYKKTEQSKRFGVYISAAVLSGAFGGLIAAGIVGGLEGAHGIRGWRWLFIVEGAATVGFALISFFILPDFPATTKRLSERERYVAIARLESDNVTAMTDGGERLSPWQAILASMKDWRTWMFVIGYMVIVGASTLSYFYPTLVKGLFGDASTMRINFLTIPIYAVAFVCTGITAYFSDKIPLWRGVVIAAWLTFSLVCSIAVCAVYNYSARYALLVLMAAGLWATNGGTLAYASSAFADMQPQVRGVSLALVNALGNLAQIYGSVCICLSIHRLSYC, translated from the exons ATGGTGATTTGGGGGACGCTGACATGTGTCATGGGTGTCGTGAAAGACTTTAAGCACCTCGTTGTATTACGGACGTTGATAG GTTGCGTTGAGTCTGGTTTTGCACCAGGCATACTTCTTGTTATCTCTTCCTGGTACAAGAAAACCGAACAATCGAAGCGATTTGGTGTCTATATTTCCGCCGCCGTATTGTCCGGTGCGTTTGGTGGATTGATAGCTGCCGGTATTGTCGGTGGCCTAGAAGGCGCACACGGCATTAggggatggcgatggctgtTTATTGTTGAGGGAGCTGCTACTGTAGGATTCGCATTAATAAGTTTTTTTATACTTCCTGATTTTCCCGCCACAACTAAGCGTCTATCCGAAAGAGAGCGATACGTCGCCATTGCAAGATTGGAATCAGACAATGTCACGGCCATGACGGATGGTGGCGAGCGATTGAGTCCATGGCAGGCTATCCTGGCATCAATGAAGGACTGGCGGACATGGATGTTCGTTATTGGATACATG GTCATTGTTGGTGCCAGCACGCTTTCTTACTTCTACCCGACTCTGGTCAAGGGTCTTTTCGGCGATGCCTCCACCATGAGAATCAACTTCCTTACAATCCCCATCTATGCAGTAGCATTTGTCTGTACTGGCATCACAGCATATTTCAGTGACAAGATTCCTTTGTGGCGTGGTGTTGTCATTGCTGCCTGGCTGACATTCTCCCTTGTATGCTCGATCGCTGTTTGTGCGGTATATAACTATAGTGCTCGATATGCTCTTCTTGTCCTCATGGCAGCCGGTTTGTGGGCAACCAATGGAGGTACACTTGCCTAtgcctcctcggccttcgcAGATATGCAGCCGCAGGTTAGAGGTGTCAGCCTAGCGCTGGTGAACGCGCTAGGGAACCTAGCCCAGATCTATGGTTCCGTATGTATTTGCTTATCAATCCACAGACTAAGCTATTGCTAA
- a CDS encoding class II fructose-bisphosphate aldolase (fructose/tagatose bisphosphate aldolase): MTRRATNKTLQILDAAEKGRYGVLAAIAYNVEHITAFVRAAENRKSPLIIQLFPSALTQTPSLVHAAAAAARAASVPISLHLDHAQDYDQIKEIADTLPFDSIMVDMSHYEKEENLERTASLREYCHARGISTEAETGRIEGGEDGIMDTGDLEGILTSPEDVEDFIRAGVDYLAPSVGNLHGDYGPKGPQPDMDRLRGIFKALNGRARLVLHGTNDFSPELSKACIEAGVSKFNVNKLVLDPWYDYIRANINKPITQVIDEGIEVLIQSMERWMDIMGSSGKPSKGEHT; this comes from the exons ATGACTCGGCGTGCGACAAACAAGACCCTGCAAATCTTGGATGCAGCGGAAAAAGGCCGATATGGCGTTCTTGCAGCAATTGC CTATAACGTCGAACATATCACTGCATTCGTCCGAGCAGCCGAAAACCGCAAGTCGCCGTTAATCATTCAATTATTCCCTTCGGCGCTGACCCAAACACCATCACTTGTTcatgcagccgcagccgcagcgaGAGCAGCCTCTGTTCCTATCTCACTTCATCTCGACCACGCACAGGATTATGATCAGATCAAAGAGATCGCTGATACCCTCCCCTTTGACTCGATAATGGTAGATATGAGTCAttatgagaaggaggaaaacTTAGAAAGAACCGCATCTTTGCGTGAATATTGTCACGCTAGGGGAATATCGACGGAGGCCGAGACGGGGCGAATCGAAGGTGGTGAAGATGGGATTATGGACACAGGTGATTTGGAAG GAATCTTAACTAGCCctgaagatgttgaagacttCATACGTGCGGGGGTTGACTATCTGGCTCCGAGTGTTGGCAACCTTCACGGTGATTATGGTCCCAAAGGGCCGCAACCAGACATGGACCG GCTTCGCGGAATTTTCAAAGCACTTAATGGGCGCGCCCGATTGGTGTTACATGGAACCAACGACTTTTCCCCAGAGCTGTCGAAAGCGTGTATCGAAGCAGGTGTCTCCAAGTTCAATGTCAACAAGCTCGTTTTGGACCCGTGGTATGACTATATCAGAGCTAATATCAACAAGCCTATAACACAGGTGATTGATGAGGGAATTGAGGTTCTTATACAGTCAATGGAGCGGTGGATGGACATAATGGGCAGCAGTGGAAAG CCATCTAAAGGCGAGCATACT TAA
- the gcnE gene encoding histone acetyltransferase GCN5 (histone acetyltransferase SAGA/ADA, catalytic subunit PCAF/GCN5 and related proteins), whose translation MLSAECANGNLKSEGGPLGKPPLRIVPFPEKPAVLEERRGEIEFRVVNNDGSRDSFVVLTGLKCIFQKQLPKMPKDYIARLVYDRSHLSIAIVKHPLEVVGGITYRPFNSRRFAEIVFCAISSDQQVKGYGAHLMSHLKGMLSAIQDYVKATSPIMHFLTYADNYAIGYFKKQGFTKEITLDKSIWMGYIKDYEGGTIMQCTMLPKIRYLEIGRMLLKQKEAVHAKIRAFSRSHIIHAPPKEWKNGACKIDPLSIPAIKQSGWSPDMDELARQPRHGPNYNQLLHLLNDMQNHSAAWPFTQPVNRDEVPDYYEVIKEPMDLSTMEEKHEKDMYPTPQDFIKDAMLIFDNCRRYNNENTPYAKSANKLEKFMWQQIRNIPEWSHLADGH comes from the exons ATGCTATCGGCGGAGTGTGCTAACGGTAACTTAAAGTCTGAAGGTGGACCATTGGGAAAGCCACCATTGAGGATTGTTCCTTTCCCGGAGAAG CCAGCCGTACTAGAAGAACGTCGAGGGGAGATCGAATTCCGGGTCGTTAATAATGATGGTTCGCGCGACAGCTTTGTTGTCCTCACTGGACTGAAGTGCATCTTTCAGAAGCAGCTCCCGAAGATGCCCAAAGATTACATTGCTCGATTGGTCTATGATAGATCGCATTTATCTATCGCCATTGTCAAACATCCACTGGAAGTAGTAGG AGGAATTACATACAGGCCTTTTAACAGTCGCAGATTTGCGGAGATTGTCTTTTGTGCCATATCCTCTGATCAACAGGTGAAGGGTTATGGTGCGCATTTGATGTCTCACCTGAAG GGAATGCTAAGCGCTATACAGGATTATGTGAAGGCAACGTCGCCTATCATGCATTTCCTGACATATGCGGATAACTATGCTATTGGGTATTTCAAGAAGCAAGGGTTCACCAAGGAAATTACACTGGATAAGTCTATCTGGATGGGTTATATTAAGGATTATGAAGGGGGCACCATTATGCAATGTACGATGCTTCCAAAAATACGGTATCTTGAAATTGGCCGTATGCTTCtaaagcagaaagaagcagTACACGCCAAGATCCGTGCCTTCAGCCGGTCACATATCATACACGCCCCGCcaaaggaatggaaaaatGGAGCGTGTAAAATCGATCCGTTAAGTATCCCGGCAATCAAGCAATCTGGATGGTCACCCGACATGGATGAGTTAGCGCGTCAACCACGCCATGGACCGAATTACAATCAACTACTACATCTGCTGAACGATATGCAAAACCATAGTGCAGCCTGGCCTTTTACGCAGCCGGTCAATCGTGACGAGGTTCCTGATTATTACGAAGTGATCAAGGAGCCAATGGATCTGTCGACCATGGAGGAAAAACATGAGAAGGACATGTATCCAACACCACAAGATTTCATCAAAGATGCTATGTTGATCTTCGACAATTGTCGAAGATACAACAACGAGAACACGCCTTATGCAAAAAGTGCGAATAAATTGGAGAAGTTTATGTGGCAGCAAATTCGAAATATTCCCGAGTGGTCG CACCTGGCGGATGGCCACTGA
- a CDS encoding Zn(II)2Cys6 transcription factor domain-containing protein (predicted protein): protein MTNAVSASAGQGEQGPQRSVRCHVAQAASARAPTPTRLSSNAKSNILALVDIGCHIIVYFWAFSTMPNNGPQSGIRKQRKSRGRGLRTNTGCLICKRRHVKCDEIRSPSDFEQISVISACRICTFTWYGVISDLIEGGAPELV, encoded by the exons ATGACTAATGCGGTATCTGCAAGCGCTggacaaggagaacaaggCCCACAAAGGTCAGTTCGCTGCCACGTGGCTCAGGCAGCCTCGGCACGTGCTCCAACCCCGACCCGACTTTCCAGCAATGCAAAGTCCAACATCCTTGCATTGGTTGATATCGGCTGTCACATAATTGTTTATTTTTGGGCTTTCTCCACCATGCCGAACAATGGCCCGCAGAGTGGCATTCGGAAACAACGCAAATCTCGCGGGCGAGGCTTGCGAACTAACACGGGGTG CTTAATTTGCAAGCGTCGCCACGTCAAATGCGACGAG ATCCGCTCGCCGTCCGATTTCGAGCAGATCAGTGTCATCTCCGCTTGTCGAATATGTACCTTCACCTGGTACGGAGTCATCAGCGACCTCATCGAGGGTGGCGCCCCTGAGCTGGTTTGA
- the rgsB gene encoding putative RGS domain protein (Rax1) (predicted protein), giving the protein MASPSLTDLEQRNRLPTLFEVLSRRTLAPVDLFSFYIYMRDQQRSVDYLDFWLDVSQHMSLCRHYVRELRRSVLVATPDLEKADSKGSSDALGNLETFGDIPLVEAGPSGLRHGNHDLDDQDADQRLSAFLRADGHNPGHSPQDSLGSQNAARTPSNEQPPRPSSGTRNDSTSPGHTVARADIRASAEKILYTYLLPGAEREIVLPEDMVSTIINLVEDDGRDDPEVFDPAKDYVFQAMERDAFPGFLQAKALGNLVPLSTIARLAFALISFGGGFWGAFYVVLRDKPRHIRCWVCCSGLPGFCCASTLTIMQLILPFIVASYFIVSYQYKIDPVMAFLGYSEYTFMNWSPIREPYVRKLLNKRATATILIAAFVATALSVLFIFVPGTML; this is encoded by the exons ATGGCGTCGCCTTCGCTTACGGACTTGGAGCAGCGGAATCGGCTCCCGACTCTCTTTGAAGTCCTCAGCCGTCGTACACTAGCTCCTGTCGATCTTTTTTCGTTTTACATTTACATGCGGGACCAGCAGCGCTCGGTCGATTATTTGGACTTTTG GCTCGATGTTTCGCAACATATGTCTTTGTGTCGTCATTATGTCCGAGAGTTGCGCCGATCTGTTCTAGTAGCTACTCCCGACTTGGAGAAAGCAGATAGCAAAGGCTCCTCTGATGCCTTAGGGAACCTCGAGACTTTTGGCGATATACCGCTGGTGGAAGCCGGACCCTCTGGTTTGCGACACGGCAACCATGACTTGGATGATCAGGACGCCGATCAAAGATTATCGGCATTCCTGCGCGCTGATGGTCATAACCCAGGGCACTCGCCCCAAGACAGCCTTGGCTCACAGAATGCCGCCCGCACACCATCTAATGAACAGCCACCTCGCCCAAGCTCTGGAACGCGGAACGATTCTACTTCGCCTGGCCATACTGTGGCACGGGCCGACATTCGTGCAAGTGCAGAGAAGATTCTGTATACATACCTGCTTCCTGgcgcagaaagagaaatcGTACTGCCGGAGGATATGGTATCTACGATCATCAATTTGGTTGAGGATGACGGCCGAGATGACCCAGAAGTCTTTGATCCCGCCAAAGACTATGTTTTCCAGGCCATGGAGCGCGATGCATTCCCAGGGTTTTTGCAGGCGAAGGCCCTGGGTAACCTTGTCCCGCTGAGTACAATTGCCCGTCTCGCCTTTGCGCTGATAAGCTTTGGTGGCGGGTTTTGGGGTGCCTTCTACGTTGTCCTCCGCGACAAGCCAAGGCACATCCGTTGTTGGGTATGTTGTAGTGGTTTGCCCGGTTTTTGCTGCGCTTCGACACTAACAATCATGCAGTTGATACTACCGTTTATTGTCGCATCCTATTTTATTGTCTCATATCAATATAAGATCGACCCTGTCATGGCATTTCTCGGATACAGTGAATATACCTTTATGAACTGGTCGCCGATCCGCGAACCTTACGTGCGAAAGCTGTTGAACAAACGCGCCACGGCAACTATTTTAATCGCTGCATTCGTCGCCACCGCGCTCAGTGTCCTGTTCATCTTTGTTCCTGGTACTATGCTCTGA
- a CDS encoding putative DNA repair protein Rad1 (predicted protein), with protein MADVEPIFSAVSSNAHHLYTLLQCIGFVPKATVLITPDGIRFSVEEGRVIQGLAFLDKALFTTYTFNPPAAPNSTSGDLGDGDDSSDATYNPCFVVSLSALLETLKIFGVNDPSSTGANKAVSVQPSNPSSSNAFTTPALLFDRSCTLQYFQNGSPLSITLSETGIKTTCELTTYEPDGGEVDIPLQRDAIIMKVIMRSAWLHNAIVELGATNPNVLKISASADREPFFALSGSGGPFSESSVEFSIEEQGPNNGASSQSRKVLTDDGTSRSRAKRTKLAPTVTETFLVSPPSSMGSRIKQNYRFSLMQKASRAMSVANKVSIRGDRQGVLSLQFMIEFDAHGSSGASNTTRPSGGSLGPTVTFVDFRFVPLLDDEEAADEDSTGDLE; from the coding sequence ATGGCCGACGTGGAACCCATCTTTTCTGCTGTTTCCAGCAATGCTCACCATCTCTATACTCTGCTACAGTGCATTGGTTTTGTACCAAAAGCTACCGTGCTTATTACCCCAGATGGGATTCGCTTTTCTGTGGAGGAAGGCCGAGTAATACAAGGACTTGCGTTTCTCGACAAAGCCCTCTTTACTACATACACCTTCAATCCACCAGCCGCGCCGAACAGCACTTCTGGAGATCTGGGGGACGGTGATGATTCTTCAGATGCTACTTACAACCCGTGCTTTGTTGTGTCGCTTTCTGCACTCCTTGAGACGCTGAAGATTTTTGGTGTAAATGATCCATCCTCCACTGGGGCCAACAAGGCAGTTAGTGTCCAACCGTCGAACCCCTCGTCATCGAACGCCTTTACCACACCCGCATTGCTTTTTGATCGTTCATGCACCTTGCAATATTTCCAGAACGGTTCCCCTTTGAGCATCACTTTATCAGAGACAGGAATCAAGACCACTTGTGAACTAACGACCTACGAACCCGATGGTGGCGAAGTCGATatccctcttcaacgtgATGCCATCATAATGAAGGTCATTATGCGCTCTGCCTGGCTACATAATGCCATTGTGGAGCTGGGTGCCACTAATCCAAACGTATTAAAGATATCCGCCTCGGCAGATCGGGAACCTTTCTTCGCCTTGTCCGGTTCTGGTGGTCCGTTCAGCGAATCGTCTGTAGAGTTCTCAATAGAGGAACAAGGCCCGAACAACGGGGCGTCGTCCCAGTCTCGCAAAGTGTTGACAGATGACGGCACATCCAGGTCTCGGGCTAAGAGGACCAAGCTTGCGCCTACTGTCACCGAGACCTTCCTTGTCAGCCCACCATCGTCAATGGGTTCTCGCATCAAGCAAAATTACCGATTTTCCCTTATGCAGAAGGCATCTCGTGCTATGTCTGTGGCTAACAAAGTGAGCATTCGAGGCGACCGGCAAGGAGTTTTAAGTCTTCAGTTCATGATTGAATTCGACGCACACGGCTCCAGCGGCGCGAGCAATACCACAAGACCATCTGGGGGATCGCTAGGGCCCACAGTGACCTTTGTAGATTTCCGCTTTGTGCCGTTactggatgatgaggaggcaGCTGATGAGGACAGCACGGGTGATCTCGAATAA